One Panicum virgatum strain AP13 chromosome 9K, P.virgatum_v5, whole genome shotgun sequence genomic region harbors:
- the LOC120649755 gene encoding tetratricopeptide repeat protein 4 homolog has protein sequence MALLMEPGAEPLTESEQADLAGIAAIKEAAAREYKEQGNQFVRMGRKHYAEAVSCYTKAIAQMEPLSALDTGAAAAADASVLFANRAHVNLLLGNHRRALDDAEQAIRLSPSSVKAYYRAVKAALALDLLPDAASFCRRGLEQDPANEELKKLLAQVDAKLSEQERQRAKVAKALAAAKDLAAAMEKRGVKLGKAAYQELTGVKKPKLDEQGVLHWPVLLLYPEVMSSDFIEDFPETDTLSPHLDVMFSESSPPLPWDENHAYTRDAIELYYQGGFGKPLSKSEILRYFLEGTVDPKLLPDALLDGEDEEHGISKSSTISSSTEGSSRWIKVKEGKTLQEVLQDKDYIIPAIPVFFVVSRKSTFYKDFKAGNWSLP, from the exons atggcgctgCTGATGGAGCCGGGCGCCGAGCCCCTGACCGAGAGCGAGCAGGCCGACCTGGCCGGCATCGCCGCAATcaaggaggcagcggcgcgcgaGTACAAGGAGCAGGGCAACCAATTCGTCCGGATGGGCCGGAAGCACTACGCCGAGGCGGTCTCCTGCTACACCAAGGCCATCGCCCAGATGGAGCCCCTCTCCGCTCTCGAcaccggggccgccgccgccgccgacgcctccgTCCTCTTCGCGAACCGCGCCCACGTCAACCTCCTCCTCGGCAACCACCGCCGGGCCCTCGACGACGCCGAGCAGGCCATCCGCCTCTCCCCCTCCAGTGTCAAG GCGTACTACAGGGCGGTGAAGGCGGCGCTTGCGCTCGACTTGTTGCCGGACGCCGCGTCCTTCTGCCGGAGGGGGCTCGAGCAGGACCCCGCTAATGAGGAGCTCAAGAAATTACTGGCGCAAGTGGACGCAAAACTGAGCGAGCAAGAACGTCAGAGAGCCAAAGTTGCAAAAGCACTGGCCGCAGCCAAG GATCTTGCTGCTGCCATGGAGAAGAGAGGGGTGAAGCTTGGGAAGGCAGCCTATCAAGAACTGACAGGGGTAAAGAAGCCGAAGCTGGATGAGCAGGGCGTGCTTCACTGGCCTGTTCTTCTGCTTTACCCAGAGGTCATGTCGAGTGATTTCATCGAGGATTTTCCAGAGACGGATACTTTGTCACCCCATCTTGATGTC ATGTTCTCAGAAAGTTCTCCACCATTGCCATGGGATGAGAACCACGCTTACACAAGGGATGCCATTGAGTTGTATTATCAG GGTGGTTTTGGAAAGCCTCTGTCCAAAAGTGAGATATTAAGATATTTTCTAGAAGGCACTGTAGACCCGAAGTTGCTTCCAGATGCTCTACTTGATGGGGAGGATGAAGAACATGGGATTAGCAAGAGTAGCACAATTTCATCATCAA CTGAAGGCTCCAGTAGGTGGATCAAAGTAAAAGAAGGGAAAACACTTCAAGAAGTGCTGCAGGACAAAGACTATATCATTCCAGCAATTCCTG TATTCTTTGTTGTCTCAAGAAAGTCCACCTTCTATAAAGACTTTAAGGCTGGAAATTGGTCTTTGCCATGA
- the LOC120649758 gene encoding universal stress protein A-like protein — protein MEGTGAAASGAPGARADDGGGAERPVAKALKVVAAVDASEESLHARSWALDNIVRCHPDAALVVVHAQHAVDHFVYPVAAHGLAYAPPMAVESMRKQQEENSRQILARALDLCRERQVEATAAVVEGDAKEAICQAVERMQAGLLVLGSRGLGKIKRAFLGSVSDYLSHHACCPVLVVKPTKAQAK, from the exons ATGGAGGGCaccggtgcggcggcgagcggggcgcCTGGAGCGAGGGCGGATGATGGTGGCGGTGCCGAGAGGCCGGTGGCCAAGGCGCTCAAGGTCGTGGCGGCCGTGGACGCGAGCGAGGAGAGCCTGCACGCGCGGTCGTGGGCGCTGGACAACATCGTGCGGTGCCACCCGGACGCGGCGCTCGTCGTCGTCCACGCTCAGCACGCCGTCGACCACTTCGTCTACCCCGTCGCCGCGCACG GCCTCGCGTACGCGCCGCCCATGGCGGTGGAGTCCATGCGGAAGCAGCAGGAGGAGAACTCCCGGCAGATCCTGGCGCGCGCCCTGGACCTGTGCAGGGAGCGGCAGGtggaggccacggcggccgTCGTGGAGGGCGACGCCAAGGAGGCCATCTGCCAGGCCGTCGAGAGGATGCAGGCCGGGCTCCTCGTCCTCGGCAGCCGGGGCCTCGGCAAGATCAAGAG GGCGTTCTTGGGCAGCGTGAGCGACTACCTCAGCCATCACGCCTGCTGCCCGGTGCTGGTCGTCAAGCCGACCAAAGCGCAGGCCAAGTGA
- the LOC120649752 gene encoding protein STRICTOSIDINE SYNTHASE-LIKE 3-like yields MASPGLVAAALVVAALAAFCGTDPLRTGSMVDFPGFEAHFVDLPEPAEMPQHADARERLRGSEVRFRGEVQGPESVAFDPRGRGPYTGVADGRVVFWDGERWAPFATVSPRWTQELCGGPKASPMEYLPNEHICGRPLGLRFDKKTGDLYIADAYFGLLKVGPEGGLATPLATEAEGVRFNFTNDLDLDEEGNVYFTDSSIHYQRRNFMQLVFSGDPSGRLLKYNPQTKETTVLHRNLQFPNGVSMSKDGSFLVFCEGSRGRLSRYWLKGEKAGTVDLFAILPGFPDNVRTNEKGEFWVAIHCRRSLYARLMSRHVKMRKFFLSLPIPAKYHYLMQIGGKLHAVIIKYSPEGEVLDILEDTKGEVVRAVSEVEEKDGKLWIGSVLMPFIAVFDLAKAS; encoded by the exons ATGGCGTCGCCGGGGCTGGTGGCAGCggcgctggtggtggcggcgctggcggcatTCTGCGGCACGGACCCGCTGCGGACGGGCAGCATGGTGGACTTCCCGGGCTTCGAGGCGCACTTCGTCGACCTCCCGGAGCCCGCCGAGATGCCGCAGCACGCGGACGCCCGCGAGCGGCTCCGCGGCTCGGAGGTGCGGTTCCGCGGCGAGGTGCAGGGGCCCGAGAGCGTCGCCTTCGACCCGCGGGGGCGCGGGCCGTACACGGGCGTCGCCGACGGGCGGGTCGTCTTCTGGGACGGCGAGCGGTGGGCGCCCTTCGCCACGGTCTCCCCGCGCTGGACGCAGGAGCTCTGCGGCGGGCCCAAGGCGTCGCCCATGGAGTACCTCCCCAACGAGCACATCTGCGGCCGCCCGCTCGGGCTCCGGTTCGATAAGAAGACCGGGGACCTCTACATCGCCGACGCCTACTTCGGCTTGCTCAAGGTCGGGCCCGAGGGCGGGCTGGCCACGCCGCTGGCCACGGAGGCCGAGGGCGTGCGCTTCAACTTCACCAACGATCTCGACCTCGACGAGGAGGGCAACGTCTACTTCACCGACTCCAGCATCCACTACCAGAGACG GAATTTCATGCAATTGGTTTTCTCTGGAGATCCCTCTGGGAGGCTTTTGAAATACAACCCGCAGACAAAGGAAACGACAGTACTGCATCGCAACCTCCAATTTCCCAATGGCGTGTCCATGAGCAAGGATGGCTCATTCCTTGTCTTCTGTGAAGGATCACGTGGCAG GTTGAGCAGATACTGGTTGAAAGGTGAGAAGGCAGGGACCGTGGATCTTTTCGCCATCTTGCCTGGATTCCCAGACAATGTGCGGACCAACGAGAAGGGCGAGTTCTGGGTCGCGATCCACTGCCGGCGCAGCCTGTATGCCCGACTCATGAGCCGCCATGTTAAGATGAGGAAGTTCTTCCTCAGCCTCCCGATCCCCGCCAAGTACCACTACCTGATGCAGATTGGCGGCAAGCTCCACGCGGTGATCATCAAGTACAGCCCCGAGGGCGAGGTGCTCGACATCTTGGAGGACACCAAGGGGGAGGTGGTGAGAGCCGTGAGCGAGGTGGAGGAGAAGGATGGGAAGCTCTGGATAGGGTCTGTCCTGATGCCATTCATCGCTGTGTTTGACCTCGCCAAGGCCTCTTAG
- the LOC120649754 gene encoding kinesin-like protein KIN-12G, with protein MLLDGVDDELGGGSAAPSPARFELQEDPAFWKENNVQVVIRIRPLSGSEISLQGQKRCVRQDSSQSLTWTGHPESRFTFDLVADEHVTQENMFKVAGVPMVENCIAGYNSCMFAYGQTGSGKTHTMLGDIENGTRRNSANCGMTPRVFEHLFARIQKEKEIRRDEKLRFTCKCSFLEIYNEQILDLLNPNSVNLQIREDAKKGVHVENLTEHEISNAREALQQLIEGAANRKVAATNMNRASSRSHSVFTCLIESKWESQGINHHRFSRLNLVDLAGSERQKSSGAEGERLKEATNINKSLSTLGLVITNLIAVSNKKSHHVPYRDSKLTFLLQDSLGGNSKTTIIANISPSYCCAAETLSTLKFAQRAKYIRNNAIINEDASGDVLSMRLQIQNLKKEVSRLQGLVGSNKTEGIGSHGFVCESPSTFKWDQDHGTFSPLIFDKRATQTNDYDAALVAAFRREQEKEAQLKATIAAKQIAEQLAAQKTEEVRSFKMRLKFREERIKRLEQVASGELSAEAHLLQEKENLVKELQVLRSQLDRNPEITKFAMENLQLKEELRRLQSFVDESEREMMHEQIIILQDKLLEALDWKLMHEKDPVNKGLSLFGESAGDEENEFLRLQAIQNEREIESLRKKLTFCVEAKENLERRVDELTMELELTKKHDGKNNECKAVELQEQGEEGLHDELKTLVDAIASASQREAEAHETAIGLAKENEELRMQLKVLIEDNKRLVELYEHAVVNVGANQDDNCLTIPGNEHACDQQGSHPNAPPVGTSDLHAHNSSNMEEVSKIADEKCINEDNLSRNTCSELRLQLEEMHEENDRLMGLYEKAMQERDEFKRKILEQSNSKTVEEIRSDDKDVEMSEVADPNNLEVKHVHDSTILALKEVLQLVRVKLELVQDKVVSAQDAVKYFELLERVSSKAEEFSASIQLGCLELQHSQEGIIALKSALLESQGKKDTFEGKYFLPAESCWNLDLKTKAIISSKFDSSFALMNQKQEQLNLLQTRKSELSTMRRRSHESETELRSKIDGLKMKLRSYEAQRKEEEKVLFAIDNLDTSTSSTHRPKNFCKATDLLKSEEERIKLSCELQNSREQLRMVQKKIKGMPKCDDIDCEIALLETEIEDCCHSMMEADIEKFVRDHMLAEIWESGTKDMEALLIDYQDCVFHVWLKEEEIKMCEESLHHQVMGLDELHSKLNQAMRELGELLQDRRSLTSCPLDESMLPIGEKVATDLQAVRTYVTEAKQLLLLDSQTNL; from the exons ATGCTGTTGGACGGCGTCGAcgacgagctcggcggcggcagcgccgctcCCTCACCCGCGCGGTTCGAGCTCCAGGAGGACCCCGCCTTCTGGAAGGAGAACAACGTGCAG GTTGTGATCCGTATCCGGCCTCTCAGCGGCAGCGAGATATCGCTGCAGGGGCAGAAGAGGTGCGTCCGGCAGGACAGTAGCCAGAGTCTTACGTGGACTGGTCATCCTGAGTCTCGGTTCACTTTTGATCTCGTTGCGGACGAGCATGTCACGCAG GAGAATATGTTCAAGGTTGCTGGAGTGCCCATGGTGGAGAACTGCATAGCTGGCTACAACAGCTGCATGTTTGCTTACGGGCAG ACTGGCAGTGGAAAAACGCATACAATGCTTGGTGATATAGAAAATGGGACACGGAGGAACAGTGCGAATTGTGGTATGACGCCTCGAGTGTTTGAGCATCTATTTGCTAGAATCCAAAAG GAAAAGGAAATAAGGAGAGATGAAAAACTTAGATTTACATGTAAATGCTCTTTTTTGGAGATATATAATGAGCAGATTCTTGATCTGCTCAACCCAAATTCTGTAAACTTGCAG ATAAGAGAGGATGCCAAAAAGGGTGTCCATGTTGAGAATCTGACGGAACATGAGATCTCCAATGCTCGAGAAGCACTTCAACAACTAATTGAG GGGGCAGCAAACAGAAAGGTAGCAGCCACCAATATGAACCGAGCAAGTAGCCGCTCTCATAGTGTTTTTACTTGCCTTATAGAGAGTAAG tggGAGTCTCAAGGTATCAACCACCACCGATTTTCTCGACTCAACCTTGTTGATCTTGCGGGCTCAGAGAG GCAAAAGAGCTCAGGTGCTGAAGGGGAGCGCTTGAAAGAAGCTACCAACATCAACAAGTCACTCTCAACTTTGGG ACTTGTCATTACGAACCTCATTGCTGTGTCGAACAAAAAATCACACCATGTTCCCTATAGAGATTCAAAATTGACATTCCTCCTCCAG GATTCACTCGGAGGAAATTCAAAGACGACTATAATTGCAAACATAAGTCCATCTTATTG TTGTGCTGCTGAGACACTAAGCACATTGAAGTTTGCTCAACGAGCTAAATACATAAGGAATAAT GCTATCATTAATGAGGATGCCTCTGGTGATGTTCTTAGCATGCGCTTACAGATCCAGAACCTTAAG AAAGAAGTTAGCCGTTTGCAAGGACTAGTGGGTTCTAATAAAACTGAAGGCATTGGTTCCCATGGATTTGTCTGTGAGTCTCCTAGCACGTTCAAATGGGATCAGGATCATGGCACATTCAGTCCACTTATTTTTGATAAAAGGGCTACACAG ACAAATGATTACGATGCTGCCCTTGTCGCTGCTTTTAGGAGGGAACAAGAGAAGGAAGCACAATTGAAGGCAACAATAGCTGCAAAGCAGATTGCTGAACAGCTG GCAGCTCAAAAGACAGAAGAGGTAAGAAGTTTCAAGATGAGGCTTAAGTTTCGTGAAGAACGGATCAAAAGATTGGAGCAGGTTGCTTCAGGGGAATTATCTGCTGAAGCacatcttttgcaagagaaggAAAATCTCGTGAAGGAGTTACAGGTCCTACGGAGTCAATTAGATCGCAATCCAGAAATTACAAAATTTGCAATGGAGAACCTGCAACTAAAAGAAGAGTTGCGAAG gttGCAGTCATTTGTTGATGAAAGTGAACGGGAAATGATGCACGAGCAAATAATTATTTTACAAGATAAG CTGCTAGAGGCTCTTGATTGGAAGCTTATGCACGAGAAGGATCCTGTTAACAAG GGCCTCTCATTATTTGGGGAGTCAGCTGGTGATGAGGAAAATGAATTTCTTCGGTTGCAG GCTATTCAGAATGAGAGAGAAATTGAGTCATTGCGTAAAAAATTGACCTTTTGTGTCGAAGCAAAGGAGAACCTTGAGAG GCGTGTTGATGAACTAACCATGGAGTTGGAGCTCACAAAGAAACATGATGGCAAAAATAATGAGTGCAAGGCTGTAGAGCTCCAGGAGCAAGGAGAGGAAGGTTTGCATGATGAACTTAAGACTTTGGTTGACGCAATAGCTTCTGCAAGTCAAAGGGAAGCAGAAGCCCATGAAACTGCAATTGGTTTGGCCAAAGAGAATGAAGAATTGAGGATGCAACTTAAGGTTTTGATTGAGGATAACAAGAGATTGGTTGAGCTATATGAACATGCTGTTGTCAATGTTGGGGCAAATCAAGATGATAACTGCCTTACCATTCCTGGAAATGAACATGCATGTGATCAGCAAGGCAGTCATCCTAATGCCCCACCAGTAGGCACATCAGATCTGCATGCACACAACTCATCCAACATGGAGGAAGTGTCTAAGATAGCGGATGAGAAATGCATCAATGAGGATAACTTATCAAGGAATACATGTTCTGAATTGCGTCTTCAGCTGGAAGAGATGCACGAGGAAAATGATAGACTTATGGGTTTGTATGAGAAAGCTATGCAAGAAAGGGACGAATTCAAAAGGAAGATTTTAGAGCAAAGCAACTCTAAAACTGTAGAAGAGATTCGGTCGGATGACAAAGACGTTGAAATGAGTGAAGTAGCAGATCCTAATAATCTTGAAGTGAAACATGTTCATGACTCTACAATTTTAGCTTTGAAAGAAGTGTTGCAGCTTGTTCGGGTTAAGCTGGAGCTTGTCCAAGACAAGGTCGTGTCTGCTCAGGATGCAGTAAAATACTTTGAGCTACTCGAAAGGGTTAGTAGTAAGGCGGAAGAATTTTCTGCAAGCATTCAGCTCGGTTGTCTAGAGCTGCAGCATAGTCAGGAAGGTATCATTGCCTTGAAGTCCGCACTGTTGGAATCACAGGGCAAGAAAGATACTTTTGAGGGCAAGTATTTCTTGCCTGCAGAATCATGTTGGAACTTGGATTTGAAGACCAAAGCCATTATTTCATCCAAGTTTGATTCTAGCTTTGCATTGATGAATCAAAAGCAGGAACAGTTGAATCTTCTCCAAACTCGCAAAAGCGAACTATCTACCATGAGAAGAAGGTCACATGAATCTGAAACTGAGTTGCGAAGCAAAATTGATGGCCTTAAAATGAAGCTTCGCTCTTATGAAGCTcaaaggaaggaggaagaaaaggTTCTCTTCGCTATCGATAATCTGGATACTTCTACTTCTTCGACACATAGACCCAAGAATTTTTGTAAGGCAACTGATCTGCTGAAATCTGAGGAGGAGCGGATAAAGCTTTCATGTGAACTGCAGAACTCTCGTGAACAGCTTCGCATGGTTCAGAAGAAAATAAAAGGCATGCCGAAGTGTGATGATATTGATTGTGAGATCGCACTCCTTGAAACAGAAATAGAGGACTGCTGCCACTCCATGATGGAAGCTGACATCGAGAAGTTTGTCCGTGACCATATGTTGGCAGAGATTTGGGAGAGTGGGACGAAGGACATGGAGGCCTTGCTGATTGACTACCAGGACTGTGTTTTCCATGTCTGGTTGAAAGAGGAAGAGATCAAGATGTGTGAGGAGTCCTTGCATCATCAAGTAATGGGCTTGGATGAACTGCACTCGAAGTTAAATCAAGCGATGCGGGAGCTGGGTGAGCTTCTGCAAGACAGAAGAAGCTTAACCTCTTGCCCTTTGGATGAATCCATGCTGCCCATTGGCGAAAAGGTGGCTACGGATCTTCAGGCCGTCAGGACCTATGTCACCGAAGCTAAACAGCTTTTGCTTCTCGACAGCCAAACCAATTTGTGA
- the LOC120649757 gene encoding EEF1A lysine methyltransferase 1-like yields MAASGMEDERVSGEVRREEEDDDDVPQLSAAAMEALREFLTEQQRPEEQDEGGGGGRVELVAEDWRLSQFWYDERTARALVEEVVRLVSPSGSGSAAGAVACIACPTLYAYLKKTDPGVPAQLLEYDERFGQYGGDFTFYDYSRPEDLPPAMKHAYRVVVADPPYLSKSAWRRLPRLCLSSHSLKVHSCCCSQGKFRRTGRWSS; encoded by the exons ATGGCGGCGAGCGGTATGGAGGATGAGAGGGTGAGCGGGGAGgtcaggagggaggaggaggacgacgacgacgtgccgCAGTTGAGTGCTGCGGCGATGGAGGCGCTGCGGGAGTTCCTGACGGAGCAGCAGCGGCCGGAGGAGCAGGAtgaagggggagggggaggtcgGGTGGAGCTGGTGGCGGAGGACTGGCGGCTGAGCCAGTTCTGGTACGATGAGCGCACCGCGCGggcgctggtggaggaggtcgtccgccTCGTCTCCCCCTCTGGCTcgggctccgccgccggcgccgtggcctGCATCGCGTGCCCGACGCTCTACGCCTACCTGAAGAAGACCGACCCGGGCGTGCCCGCGCAGCTCCTGGAGTACGACGAGCGGTTCGGGCAGTACGGCGGCGACTTCACCTTCTACGACTACAGCCGGCCGGAGGATCTGCCGCCCGCGATGAAGCATGCCTACCGCGTCGTCGTCGCGGACCCTCCTTACCTG AGTAAGAGTGCTTGGAGAAGGTTGCCAAGACTGTGTCTTTCctcgcacagcctgaaggttcattcctgctgctgctcacag GGGAAGTTCAGAAGGACCGGGCGTTGGAGCTCCTGA
- the LOC120649753 gene encoding uncharacterized protein LOC120649753, whose amino-acid sequence MRGHEDDEEEHEPQPGCGEGAGQAAANCAAVCCCCPLALLDMLLLVTVKLPAGVMRRVRRRRSRHRDRVSRKKRSATAAAVEPASPSGSSGKAMIGAASSSQLETEEEEEARGEAAAAAELEREIMSSRFYGAGFWRSVSSGSSSSASMRYQ is encoded by the coding sequence ATGCGCGGgcacgaggacgacgaggaggagcatGAGCCCCAGCCGGGGTGCGGGGAGGGggcggggcaggcggcggccaaCTGCGCGgcggtgtgctgctgctgcccgctGGCGCTGCTCGACATGCTGCTGCTCGTCACCGTCAAGCTCCCCGCGGGTGTCATGCGGcgggtgaggaggaggaggagtcgccaccgcgaccgcgtcAGCCGCAAGAAGCggtccgcgacggcggcggcggtggagcccgCGTCGCCGTCGGGGAGCAGCGGCAAGGCGATGATCGGCGCGGCCTCGTCGTCGCAGCTGGAGaccgaggaagaggaggaggcgcgcggcgaggcggcggccgccgcggagctgGAGCGCGAGATCATGAGCTCCCGGTTCTACGGCGCCGGCTTCTGGCGCAGCGTCTCCTCCGGCTccagctcctccgcctccaTGCGCTACCAATAG